The following are from one region of the Atribacterota bacterium genome:
- a CDS encoding amino acid ABC transporter substrate-binding protein, with protein MIKKLSVMFLVSILLLVASGTTFAAQQFDDVIKIGAAVSLTGKVAYEGNLVKQGYEVWEKWVNEHGGIKADGKTYGVEIIYYDDESDPVRGARLTERLITEDKVHFLGGPYSSAITFATSAIGEKYGVITIAPEANATNIYERGYKYVFSILPPAPMLMAPVAYMMDEMLDPKPKTVAIISANDLFPLSCAEGFDKACKELGFDVVLFEKYPAGATDLSALLTKVKGLNPDVLGVGGYTADSLMVMRQCKELDFNPKLYAFSVGVMVPAYVDEMGADGDYAVEGEWWLPGMQLEDPIFGTTENYMKACKDLFGEDFRGQYWTASSSAAGSVLQLAIEKAGTIETDKVREALLSMNIELTTWPAVEFNEKGQNIQWLHPVIQVQNQEFKIVYPESSQESAPLYPAPAWKDR; from the coding sequence ATGATTAAAAAATTATCAGTAATGTTTTTAGTAAGCATACTTTTATTAGTAGCTTCTGGAACTACTTTTGCTGCTCAACAGTTTGATGATGTAATTAAAATTGGAGCAGCGGTTTCACTGACCGGTAAAGTTGCCTATGAAGGCAATTTGGTTAAACAAGGATATGAAGTATGGGAAAAATGGGTTAACGAACATGGCGGGATTAAAGCTGATGGTAAAACCTATGGTGTTGAGATTATTTACTATGATGATGAGAGTGATCCTGTTCGTGGAGCAAGATTAACCGAAAGACTTATTACTGAAGATAAAGTTCATTTCTTAGGCGGACCTTATTCCAGCGCTATAACCTTTGCTACCTCAGCTATTGGTGAAAAGTATGGAGTTATCACCATTGCTCCAGAAGCAAATGCAACTAATATCTATGAAAGAGGATATAAGTATGTATTTTCTATTCTTCCTCCTGCACCGATGCTGATGGCACCTGTTGCCTACATGATGGATGAAATGCTGGATCCTAAGCCAAAAACTGTTGCCATAATTTCTGCTAACGACTTATTTCCTTTAAGCTGTGCTGAAGGATTTGATAAAGCTTGTAAGGAATTAGGTTTTGATGTGGTCTTGTTTGAAAAATATCCCGCCGGAGCAACTGATTTGTCTGCCTTATTGACCAAGGTTAAGGGATTGAATCCTGATGTTTTAGGTGTTGGTGGATATACTGCTGATTCCTTAATGGTTATGAGACAATGCAAAGAATTAGATTTTAATCCAAAACTGTATGCCTTCTCAGTTGGCGTAATGGTTCCCGCTTATGTTGATGAAATGGGTGCAGACGGTGATTATGCTGTAGAGGGTGAATGGTGGTTACCGGGAATGCAGTTAGAAGATCCCATATTCGGAACAACTGAAAATTATATGAAAGCATGCAAAGACTTGTTTGGAGAAGATTTTAGAGGACAATACTGGACTGCTAGTTCAAGTGCAGCAGGCAGTGTTCTTCAACTTGCTATTGAAAAAGCTGGTACGATTGAAACAGATAAGGTTAGAGAAGCTTTATTAAGTATGAACATTGAACTGACTACCTGGCCTGCCGTTGAATTTAATGAAAAGGGACAGAATATTCAATGGTTACATCCCGTAATTCAGGTTCAAAACCAGGAATTTAAAATTGTTTATCCTGAAAGCTCACAAGAAAGTGCACCATTATATCCTGCTCCAGCTTGGAAAGACAGATAA
- a CDS encoding ABC transporter ATP-binding protein produces MSNDILLQAIGINAGYGAIQVLWDINFELNKKEIVCIIGANGAGKSTLLNNIVGTLKPFSGQIKYQDKDVTNLTSPERIKMGIGYAPEGRHLFFGLTVEDNLLMGAFQRKADRKTLKEDLDFVYNLFKPLKGYRNKYAGNLSGGEQQMCAVGRALMSKPALLIIDELSLGLAPVVVDDLTETIIKLRDEEALTILIVEQDVQVALDVADRGYVLESGHIVMRDSTDKLVKNKHIKAAYLGIA; encoded by the coding sequence ATGAGTAATGACATTTTATTACAGGCAATAGGAATAAATGCTGGCTACGGTGCAATTCAGGTATTATGGGATATTAATTTTGAATTGAATAAAAAAGAAATTGTATGTATTATCGGGGCAAACGGAGCAGGGAAAAGCACACTATTAAATAATATTGTGGGTACCTTAAAACCATTTAGCGGGCAGATAAAATATCAGGATAAGGATGTTACCAACCTTACTTCTCCTGAAAGAATAAAAATGGGAATTGGTTATGCACCAGAAGGCAGACATCTTTTCTTCGGATTAACAGTAGAAGATAATTTATTAATGGGAGCTTTTCAGCGCAAAGCAGATCGAAAAACCCTTAAGGAAGATCTTGATTTTGTCTATAATCTTTTTAAGCCTCTCAAAGGATATAGGAATAAATATGCCGGAAACCTTTCTGGCGGAGAACAGCAAATGTGTGCAGTTGGACGGGCACTCATGTCAAAACCAGCATTACTGATTATTGATGAGCTCTCTCTGGGATTAGCTCCAGTAGTAGTGGATGATTTAACTGAAACCATTATTAAACTGAGAGACGAAGAGGCTTTAACAATTCTTATAGTAGAGCAGGATGTGCAGGTGGCCTTAGATGTTGCTGACCGAGGTTATGTGTTGGAGAGTGGTCATATTGTTATGAGAGACAGCACTGATAAATTAGTTAAGAATAAGCATATAAAGGCTGCTTATCTGGGTATTGCTTAA
- a CDS encoding ABC transporter ATP-binding protein, with translation MADNDVILDVRSISKHFGALKAVDKVSFQARKGEILGLIGPNGAGKTTITNLVTGDLRKTEGEVYFKGINISNMQPFQIARIGLTRTYQVVKPLQGMTVEENVLVGSLFGRSSRDNDLNHARKNAREIMKLVGLDKKKEFKVSDITLPDLKRMEFARVLAMDPEVVFLDEVMAGLNPSEVEESMEMVKKIREDKQLTIIYIEHIMKAVMGISDRIIVLHHGEKICAGSPQEVCDNPAVIEAYLGKKYAKEVMDN, from the coding sequence ATGGCTGATAATGATGTTATTTTAGATGTCAGATCAATAAGCAAGCACTTTGGCGCTTTAAAAGCAGTAGATAAAGTTTCCTTTCAGGCCAGAAAGGGAGAAATTCTCGGATTGATTGGTCCCAATGGTGCAGGAAAAACGACAATTACTAATCTGGTTACCGGTGATTTAAGAAAAACAGAAGGAGAAGTCTATTTTAAAGGAATCAATATTAGTAATATGCAGCCATTTCAGATTGCCCGTATTGGTTTAACCAGAACATATCAGGTAGTAAAACCATTACAGGGTATGACTGTTGAAGAAAACGTATTGGTCGGATCTCTTTTTGGCCGCAGCAGCAGGGATAATGATTTGAATCATGCCAGAAAAAATGCCCGCGAGATTATGAAATTAGTGGGTCTGGATAAAAAGAAGGAATTTAAGGTAAGTGATATTACTCTGCCTGATTTAAAAAGAATGGAATTTGCCCGGGTTTTGGCTATGGATCCGGAAGTGGTTTTTCTAGATGAGGTTATGGCCGGTCTTAATCCCTCTGAGGTAGAAGAATCAATGGAAATGGTTAAAAAAATCAGAGAAGACAAACAATTAACTATTATATATATTGAACATATAATGAAGGCAGTAATGGGAATCTCTGACCGGATAATTGTTTTGCATCACGGGGAGAAAATATGTGCAGGTTCGCCTCAGGAAGTGTGTGACAACCCTGCTGTAATTGAAGCTTACCTGGGTAAAAAGTATGCCAAGGAGGTCATGGATAACTAA
- a CDS encoding branched-chain amino acid ABC transporter permease, with protein sequence MAQNNKKFNINIVFIIAAIVVFILLPNFVSGYYVRIFTAIFMYATIAQCINLMSGYMGYLPFGHVMFFGIGAYMTAILMGRGLPFIVAIPLASVSAIVVSIILGFPVLRLRGHYFAIATIGMNGAIMSVAQNATEITGGAMGTTYPIILLPPGRVYNYFYLAFLGLMVITALTMYFIVNSKFGYGIRSIKANEEAANSMGINTTYTKVSAWAISALFTSIAGGLYGYWMSFISPDEVFDLMFVTNSIIMMLIGGAGTILGPIVGAFIIESVSEFAWSGFMEYHLAVLGIATIVIVFFVPRGVIGTITDKIQNRKIAMSKKVEVTNG encoded by the coding sequence ATGGCACAAAATAATAAGAAATTTAATATAAATATAGTTTTTATTATTGCTGCAATTGTAGTCTTTATCCTTTTACCTAATTTTGTTTCCGGATATTATGTCCGTATATTTACAGCAATTTTCATGTATGCAACTATTGCCCAGTGTATTAACTTAATGTCCGGTTATATGGGTTACCTGCCATTTGGTCATGTCATGTTTTTTGGCATAGGTGCCTATATGACTGCTATCCTGATGGGAAGGGGTTTACCTTTTATTGTAGCAATACCACTGGCTTCTGTGTCTGCGATAGTAGTAAGCATTATCTTAGGTTTTCCTGTTCTGAGGTTAAGGGGTCATTATTTTGCAATTGCCACTATTGGTATGAACGGAGCAATTATGTCTGTTGCCCAGAATGCTACTGAGATTACCGGAGGAGCAATGGGTACTACCTATCCCATAATATTGCTTCCACCAGGTCGGGTGTATAACTATTTTTATCTAGCCTTTTTGGGATTGATGGTCATAACAGCTTTAACCATGTATTTTATTGTTAATTCTAAATTTGGTTATGGTATAAGAAGTATAAAAGCAAATGAAGAGGCAGCTAATTCTATGGGAATAAATACAACTTATACCAAAGTGTCTGCCTGGGCTATCAGTGCCTTATTCACCAGTATTGCCGGAGGTTTGTACGGGTACTGGATGTCCTTTATTTCACCAGATGAGGTATTTGATCTGATGTTTGTAACTAATTCAATAATAATGATGCTGATCGGAGGAGCAGGAACTATACTGGGTCCCATAGTTGGCGCTTTTATTATCGAGTCAGTATCAGAATTTGCCTGGAGCGGATTTATGGAATATCATTTAGCAGTTTTAGGAATAGCCACAATAGTTATAGTATTTTTTGTTCCCAGAGGCGTTATCGGAACTATTACTGATAAAATACAAAACAGAAAAATTGCAATGAGCAAAAAGGTGGAGGTGACCAATGGCTGA
- a CDS encoding branched-chain amino acid ABC transporter permease produces MSLQMLINAILLGGLYALMGIGFSLQWGISGIINLSYGAMVVLGSYLSLIIFNMFNIDPFISMFFSGFLLFLLGAFVYKFTLQPSIKGGIVFTLIITFAVRLIVENIILLVWSADYRTIRLSYAGSNFQFLGTFVPLTKFLTFLLAGAIIYLTYQFMMNTKIGKGIQAVALDKEGALAVGVDDQKMYLINFALGTALAGVTGSLWASIYSFSPHVMDVIIGKVFIIAILGGLGNIWGAAAGGILLGFAETSGATFLGSQWQEAIGLVIMVLILLFRPHGLIGKKFFG; encoded by the coding sequence ATGAGCTTGCAGATGCTAATCAATGCCATCCTGTTAGGAGGATTATATGCGTTGATGGGAATTGGTTTTTCATTACAATGGGGAATCAGCGGAATCATCAATCTGTCCTACGGGGCTATGGTAGTTTTAGGCTCTTATCTGTCTTTAATCATTTTTAATATGTTTAATATTGATCCCTTTATCAGCATGTTTTTTTCAGGATTTTTACTATTTTTATTAGGTGCATTTGTTTATAAATTTACATTACAGCCTTCTATAAAAGGAGGAATTGTTTTTACTCTCATTATCACATTTGCTGTCAGGCTTATAGTCGAAAATATTATACTTTTGGTCTGGTCTGCTGACTATCGCACTATTAGGTTAAGTTATGCCGGCAGTAATTTCCAGTTTTTAGGCACTTTTGTACCCCTGACCAAATTTTTAACTTTCCTCTTAGCTGGAGCGATTATCTATCTTACTTATCAATTTATGATGAATACTAAAATAGGAAAGGGAATACAAGCTGTTGCCTTAGACAAAGAAGGAGCATTAGCAGTTGGGGTTGACGACCAAAAAATGTATTTGATAAATTTTGCTTTGGGAACTGCTCTGGCAGGTGTTACCGGTTCACTGTGGGCTAGTATTTATAGTTTTTCTCCTCACGTTATGGATGTGATAATCGGGAAGGTTTTTATTATTGCCATTTTAGGAGGATTAGGAAATATATGGGGAGCGGCTGCAGGAGGAATTTTATTAGGATTCGCTGAAACATCCGGTGCAACCTTTTTAGGTTCCCAATGGCAGGAAGCCATTGGTTTGGTCATTATGGTTTTAATTTTATTGTTTAGGCCACATGGCTTAATAGGTAAGAAATTTTTTGGTTAG
- a CDS encoding dihydroorotate dehydrogenase: MNKGTDLKIKLNSLFLKNPVMSASGTFDVRDTILNKRQLNSLGAIVTKSISLEKRTGNPGPRIWETDGGMLNAVGIPSKGFEEFKEKELPLLKEANDTIIVSIVGNSNEDFCKLAGKLDQIEAISALEINLSCPNLNDGLHFGINTVVMAKLINSIKKITQKVVIAKLSPNVSDITEMALAAEQAGADIITIANTLVGMAIDIENQKSRLGNKVGGLSGPAIRPIVVRMIWETSKVVKIPIIGVGGITCTEDALEMFLAGASAIQIGSANFSSPLVMFDVIEGIKEYLIRKNYSSIKDIVGLV, from the coding sequence ATGAATAAAGGAACTGATTTAAAGATAAAATTAAACTCTCTCTTTTTAAAAAATCCGGTAATGTCTGCATCAGGGACTTTTGATGTTAGAGATACTATTTTAAACAAAAGACAGCTTAACAGCCTGGGAGCTATTGTTACCAAAAGCATCTCATTGGAAAAAAGGACAGGCAATCCTGGACCGCGAATATGGGAAACTGATGGTGGGATGCTTAATGCGGTAGGAATACCTTCCAAAGGATTTGAGGAATTTAAAGAAAAAGAATTACCTCTGTTAAAAGAGGCAAATGACACAATAATTGTCAGCATAGTTGGAAATTCTAATGAAGATTTTTGTAAACTGGCAGGCAAACTTGATCAGATTGAAGCTATTTCTGCACTGGAGATAAATCTATCCTGTCCTAATCTTAATGATGGACTGCATTTTGGTATAAATACGGTAGTGATGGCTAAACTGATAAATAGCATTAAGAAGATTACTCAAAAGGTGGTAATTGCTAAATTGTCACCTAATGTATCAGATATAACTGAAATGGCTTTAGCCGCAGAGCAGGCGGGAGCAGATATTATAACCATAGCTAATACCCTGGTAGGAATGGCTATAGATATTGAAAACCAGAAATCAAGACTGGGCAACAAAGTGGGAGGATTATCAGGACCAGCTATCAGGCCAATAGTTGTTCGTATGATTTGGGAAACCAGTAAAGTGGTAAAAATTCCCATAATTGGTGTTGGCGGGATAACATGTACTGAAGATGCTTTGGAAATGTTTCTGGCGGGTGCCAGTGCTATTCAGATTGGATCTGCCAACTTCAGTAGCCCATTGGTTATGTTTGATGTCATTGAAGGAATTAAAGAATATCTGATAAGAAAAAATTATAGTTCAATAAAGGATATTGTTGGTTTGGTATAG
- a CDS encoding dihydroorotate dehydrogenase electron transfer subunit → MILKKNVPAFTKGLVTENRHLKNEYYKIVINAPLIAEIAQPGQFVMLSKWKIKELLLKRPFSFYEIEPDRDSFSLLYKKVGKGTAIMSESKPGEYIELIGPLGSGFVIPENVKNMAVVARGIGIVPMLTLVRQGRKENKGIYSFLSASKNELLLGIDIMESLSVNTFYTTDDGSKGLPGNVTMFLEDLLGKNPEVIDAVYTCGSKRLARHIRELQKKYHFHAYISLEERMGCGIGSCKGCVIQTKHGYQRVCKEGPVFPLEEVVLDE, encoded by the coding sequence ATGATATTAAAAAAAAATGTCCCGGCATTTACCAAAGGTTTAGTAACGGAAAACCGACATTTAAAGAATGAATATTACAAAATTGTTATCAACGCACCATTAATTGCCGAAATAGCACAGCCAGGACAATTTGTTATGTTATCTAAATGGAAGATAAAAGAATTGCTATTAAAGAGGCCTTTCAGTTTTTACGAAATTGAACCGGATAGAGATAGTTTTTCCCTTTTGTATAAGAAGGTAGGAAAAGGTACGGCTATTATGTCTGAATCAAAACCCGGTGAGTACATTGAATTAATCGGCCCCTTGGGCAGTGGTTTTGTTATTCCTGAAAATGTAAAAAATATGGCTGTGGTAGCTCGGGGAATTGGGATTGTGCCTATGCTGACTTTGGTAAGGCAGGGTAGAAAAGAAAACAAAGGTATTTACAGCTTTTTGTCAGCCAGTAAAAACGAATTACTGTTAGGCATTGACATTATGGAATCTCTGTCTGTAAATACTTTCTATACTACCGATGATGGTTCAAAAGGATTACCGGGCAATGTAACTATGTTTTTAGAAGATTTGCTGGGTAAAAATCCTGAAGTTATCGATGCTGTATATACCTGTGGCTCAAAAAGGCTGGCCAGACATATAAGAGAATTGCAGAAAAAGTATCATTTTCATGCCTATATCAGTTTAGAAGAACGGATGGGATGCGGGATAGGTTCTTGTAAGGGATGTGTTATTCAGACTAAGCATGGTTATCAGAGGGTATGCAAAGAGGGTCCTGTATTTCCTTTAGAAGAGGTAGTACTGGATGAATAA
- the pyrB gene encoding aspartate carbamoyltransferase, with amino-acid sequence MLKGKDILNTAQFSTQELNLIMNTAAHYEHRVKKNEVIKDMEGKIVACLFFEPSTRTRLSFESAANRLGARVISVSGAASSSTAKGESLPDTIRTVDGYVDVIVMRHPENGSAQIAADHAVHPFINAGDGSNQHPTQALLDIFTIRQEKGALGGQTVTFLGDLKYGRTVHSLGYFMTLYGNKMIFVSPKALRMPEKLTADFRNRGAEIEEMEDVQEALAKSDIVYVTRIQRERFEDPQEYEKLKGSYIIDRDTINKAKKGITVLHPLPRVDEIATDVDVYEGAAYFRQAHNGMYVRMALLALVSGSI; translated from the coding sequence ATGTTAAAAGGAAAAGATATTTTAAACACTGCTCAATTCTCAACCCAAGAGCTTAATCTGATTATGAATACTGCTGCACATTACGAGCACAGAGTTAAGAAGAATGAAGTCATAAAGGATATGGAAGGGAAAATTGTTGCCTGCCTTTTTTTCGAACCCAGTACTAGAACGCGTCTTTCTTTTGAATCAGCTGCCAATAGATTAGGAGCTCGGGTTATCAGTGTTTCTGGAGCAGCAAGTTCTTCTACAGCAAAAGGGGAATCATTACCAGATACTATTAGAACAGTAGATGGTTATGTTGATGTTATTGTTATGCGTCATCCTGAGAACGGCTCTGCCCAAATTGCTGCAGACCATGCTGTCCATCCCTTTATCAATGCCGGCGACGGGAGTAATCAGCATCCTACTCAAGCCCTTTTGGATATTTTTACTATCCGTCAGGAAAAAGGTGCTCTGGGAGGACAGACAGTAACCTTTTTAGGTGATTTAAAATATGGAAGAACCGTCCATTCCCTGGGTTATTTTATGACCCTTTATGGCAATAAGATGATTTTTGTGTCACCTAAGGCTTTACGTATGCCTGAAAAATTAACCGCCGATTTTCGCAACCGCGGTGCAGAAATTGAAGAGATGGAAGATGTTCAAGAAGCTTTGGCTAAAAGTGACATAGTCTATGTTACCCGTATACAAAGAGAAAGATTTGAAGATCCACAAGAATATGAAAAACTTAAAGGATCTTACATTATAGATCGAGATACTATTAATAAAGCCAAAAAGGGAATTACAGTTCTTCATCCCTTACCAAGAGTAGACGAGATAGCTACTGATGTTGATGTTTATGAAGGAGCTGCCTATTTCAGACAGGCACATAATGGAATGTATGTTCGTATGGCTTTATTAGCTTTAGTAAGCGGAAGTATTTAA
- the arcC gene encoding carbamate kinase — MANVVLIALGGNAIKQANEKGSSEEQFKNCWKTTQYIANIIQNLAPEDRLAITHGNGPQVGNLMVQQKAAEDIVPAHPMDVVGAMTQGQIGYMLQQTLVNHLKGKKIKKSVCTLLNQVLVDRDDPEFEGENASKPVGNFLTEEEAQELKRNQPDYIIKKVKPNGERCWRRVVPSPDPISNIEGDVIKKLVDAGVIVIASGGGGIPVLRDANGKLKGVEAVIDKDLAGERLAEIIKANILFVLTDVEKAKINFGKANERGLGKLTYEEAKRYYEEGQFLAGSMGPKVKACLRFLENGGKKAIISSLDKVMEAYRGETGTIIEK, encoded by the coding sequence ATGGCAAATGTTGTACTAATTGCTTTGGGAGGTAACGCCATCAAACAGGCAAATGAAAAAGGATCTTCAGAAGAGCAATTCAAAAACTGCTGGAAAACTACCCAATATATTGCTAATATTATTCAAAATCTTGCACCAGAAGACCGCTTAGCAATTACTCACGGTAATGGACCACAAGTAGGGAATCTTATGGTGCAACAGAAAGCTGCTGAAGACATAGTGCCTGCTCACCCTATGGATGTGGTCGGTGCCATGACCCAGGGTCAAATAGGATATATGTTACAACAGACTCTGGTTAATCATTTAAAAGGAAAGAAGATAAAAAAATCTGTTTGTACTTTGCTGAATCAAGTACTGGTGGATCGAGATGATCCGGAATTTGAGGGAGAAAATGCCTCTAAACCGGTAGGTAATTTTTTAACTGAAGAAGAAGCACAAGAACTAAAAAGGAATCAGCCTGATTATATTATTAAAAAAGTTAAGCCCAATGGTGAACGTTGTTGGAGGAGAGTAGTTCCTTCTCCTGACCCTATTTCTAATATAGAGGGAGATGTTATTAAAAAACTGGTTGATGCCGGAGTTATTGTAATCGCTTCTGGCGGAGGCGGTATACCGGTATTAAGGGATGCCAATGGAAAATTAAAAGGCGTTGAAGCGGTTATTGATAAAGATCTGGCTGGAGAAAGGCTGGCTGAGATTATCAAGGCCAATATTTTATTTGTGCTTACTGATGTGGAAAAAGCTAAGATAAATTTTGGTAAAGCAAATGAAAGAGGATTAGGTAAACTAACCTATGAGGAAGCAAAAAGATATTATGAAGAAGGACAATTCTTAGCAGGAAGTATGGGACCGAAAGTGAAAGCGTGTCTAAGATTTCTGGAAAACGGCGGAAAGAAAGCAATTATTTCCTCATTGGATAAAGTTATGGAAGCTTATAGAGGTGAAACAGGTACTATTATTGAGAAATAA
- a CDS encoding IclR family transcriptional regulator gives MNSVEKIIHILNCLSASDRSLGITEISLKLSIPKSTVHRILSILLNYSLVSKESDTSRYRLGVQILKYSNSFYNSFDLRRYSKTVLKRTCLDTGLTTFLCIWQDGKGICIDSARSFQNPQMHHLFVDIGKIMPFHCAAAAKILLAYQSSEEIDRLIKNTSFQRYTSKTIVDPERLWEHLKEIKSKGFAICDEELEEGIRAISAPIRNFNGKTVASITVTGLVNRITSAVFDQLVKTVVNAANEISQMIGYNK, from the coding sequence ATGAATTCAGTTGAGAAGATAATTCATATTTTGAATTGCCTTAGTGCTTCTGACAGAAGTTTAGGAATAACAGAAATAAGTTTAAAACTTTCAATTCCTAAAAGTACTGTTCATAGAATTTTATCTATCCTATTAAATTATTCTTTAGTCAGTAAAGAAAGCGATACCTCACGCTATAGATTAGGAGTGCAAATTCTTAAATATTCCAATTCATTTTATAATTCTTTTGATTTACGCAGATATTCCAAAACAGTATTAAAAAGAACCTGCCTGGATACTGGTCTCACTACATTTTTATGTATCTGGCAAGACGGCAAAGGGATTTGTATTGATTCTGCAAGGTCTTTTCAAAATCCTCAAATGCATCATCTTTTTGTGGATATCGGTAAAATAATGCCATTTCACTGTGCAGCAGCTGCCAAGATCCTTTTAGCTTATCAATCTTCGGAAGAAATAGATAGGTTAATAAAAAATACTTCATTCCAAAGATATACTTCTAAAACAATTGTCGATCCAGAGAGACTTTGGGAGCATCTAAAAGAGATTAAGTCTAAAGGTTTTGCTATTTGTGATGAAGAGTTAGAAGAAGGGATAAGAGCCATCTCAGCTCCTATAAGAAATTTTAATGGGAAAACGGTAGCTAGTATCACTGTTACCGGATTGGTCAATAGAATTACATCAGCAGTATTTGATCAGTTGGTTAAAACTGTTGTAAATGCGGCAAATGAAATTTCCCAAATGATAGGATATAACAAGTAG
- a CDS encoding ABC transporter ATP-binding protein — protein sequence MKQVLQVKDLSSGYGNITILRDINFQVEENEVVAIIGSNGAGKTTLLKTISNLIPATAGDIIFQGKDIVKYPPHIISQLGIAHVQEGGKLFMNMTVYENLLMGTYKNRKYFQKDVLEDIYQIFPILKKREKQLAKTLSGGEKQMLAIGRSLASQPKFIMLDEPSLGLAPKLVDEIYYKLSILKKKGLTILLIEQNINYALQIAERAYVLENGKIVMEGNSKELLKDEHIKKHYLGI from the coding sequence TTGAAACAGGTTCTACAGGTTAAAGATTTAAGCTCTGGTTATGGAAACATAACTATTTTGAGAGATATCAATTTTCAGGTAGAGGAGAATGAAGTTGTAGCTATTATTGGTTCTAATGGAGCTGGAAAAACTACACTTCTAAAAACGATTTCTAATTTAATCCCTGCTACGGCTGGAGATATTATTTTCCAGGGTAAGGATATTGTGAAATATCCACCCCACATAATTTCTCAATTAGGAATTGCCCATGTACAGGAAGGCGGAAAACTATTTATGAATATGACTGTCTATGAAAATCTGCTCATGGGAACCTATAAAAATAGAAAGTATTTTCAGAAAGATGTTTTAGAGGATATTTACCAGATATTTCCCATACTTAAAAAACGAGAAAAACAACTGGCTAAAACCCTTAGTGGTGGTGAAAAACAGATGCTTGCTATTGGCAGGAGTTTAGCCAGTCAGCCTAAATTCATAATGCTTGATGAACCTTCACTCGGCTTGGCTCCGAAGCTGGTAGATGAGATTTATTATAAATTATCAATTTTAAAGAAAAAAGGTCTTACTATTCTATTAATAGAGCAAAATATAAATTATGCGTTACAAATAGCGGAAAGAGCTTATGTTTTAGAAAATGGTAAAATTGTTATGGAAGGTAACAGTAAGGAATTATTAAAGGATGAACATATAAAGAAACATTATCTTGGAATATAA
- a CDS encoding ABC transporter ATP-binding protein, giving the protein MPSETILKTSQLTKCFGNLTAVKNVDLEIQRGEIIGLIGPNGAGKTTFFNLITGLEIPDKGKIFFNNHDITFMSPHKICKLGMSRTFQVTRSFGEMSVEDAIRVGAYNRREEKEVQKKVDWVIEFFDLLDIRRSKCNDLGLASLRQVEVARAVATEPDLLLLDEAGAGLTGAELFKLMAALKKLNQETRITLCVVEHVMPMVMGLCERIFVLDAGELIASGNPDKVCNNQRVIEAYLGGGISLETGSTG; this is encoded by the coding sequence ATGCCATCTGAAACAATTTTGAAAACTTCCCAGCTTACCAAGTGTTTTGGTAATTTAACTGCTGTTAAAAATGTTGACTTGGAAATCCAAAGAGGGGAGATTATTGGACTTATTGGTCCGAATGGTGCAGGTAAAACCACCTTTTTTAATCTAATAACAGGACTGGAAATTCCAGACAAAGGAAAGATTTTTTTTAACAATCACGATATTACCTTTATGTCTCCTCACAAGATTTGTAAATTGGGAATGTCTCGTACTTTTCAGGTAACGAGGTCTTTTGGAGAAATGTCTGTTGAAGATGCCATAAGGGTGGGAGCATACAATAGACGAGAGGAAAAAGAAGTTCAAAAAAAAGTAGACTGGGTGATTGAGTTTTTTGATTTACTGGATATCCGAAGATCTAAATGTAACGATTTAGGATTAGCCTCTTTACGTCAAGTGGAAGTAGCCAGAGCAGTAGCAACTGAACCTGATCTTCTCTTGCTTGATGAGGCGGGAGCGGGACTTACTGGTGCTGAACTTTTCAAGCTTATGGCAGCACTTAAAAAACTTAATCAGGAAACCAGGATTACCCTGTGTGTAGTAGAGCACGTGATGCCAATGGTAATGGGTCTCTGTGAGAGAATTTTTGTTTTGGATGCGGGAGAGCTAATTGCCTCTGGTAATCCAGATAAGGTTTGCAATAATCAAAGGGTAATTGAAGCCTATTTAGGAGGAGGAATCAGCCTTGAAACAGGTTCTACAGGTTAA